One part of the Leptolyngbya sp. FACHB-261 genome encodes these proteins:
- a CDS encoding response regulator, which translates to MDFQSLVTIPKQTVSEQSLVLVVDDDEDNRLLSIHILELLGYICISADNGHTALELSQQHRPALILLDVAMPGMDGLAVVDRLKQNPQTATIPVIALTAMAMVGDRERILRAGFDDYLSKPYDLVELELTINRHLSSSPML; encoded by the coding sequence ATGGACTTCCAATCTCTTGTCACTATCCCTAAACAAACTGTGAGTGAGCAGTCGTTGGTCTTAGTAGTGGATGATGACGAGGACAATCGGCTGCTGAGCATCCACATTTTGGAATTGTTGGGCTACATCTGCATCAGTGCTGACAATGGCCATACAGCGCTGGAATTGAGCCAGCAGCATCGGCCTGCTTTGATCCTGCTAGACGTTGCCATGCCAGGCATGGACGGCTTGGCAGTGGTCGATCGTTTAAAACAAAACCCGCAAACGGCCACTATCCCTGTCATCGCTTTGACAGCAATGGCTATGGTCGGTGACCGAGAGCGGATTCTAAGGGCTGGCTTTGATGACTATCTCAGCAAGCCCTACGACTTAGTTGAATTAGAGCTAACGATCAATCGTCATCTCAGCTCATCCCCTATGCTTTAA
- the carB gene encoding carbamoyl-phosphate synthase large subunit, with the protein MPRRTDIHKILLLGSGPIVIGQACEFDYSGNQACKALREEGYEVVLINSNPATIMTDPATADRTYIEPLTPEMVAKVIELERPDALLPTMGGQTALNLAVALAKNGTLERYGVELIGAKLSAIEMGEDRKLFKEAMERIGVGVCPSGLASTMAEAQEVAQTIGTYPLIIRPAFTMGGTGGGIAYNRSEFEEIAAAGLDASPMSQILVEQSLLGWKEYELEVMRDLADNVVIVCSIENLDPMGVHTGDSITVAPAQTLTDKEYQRLRDYSIRIIREIGVETGGSNIQFAVNPVDGEVIVIEMNPRVSRSSALASKATGFPIAKFAAKLAVGYTLDEIPNDITKKTPASFEPSIDYVVTKIPRFAFEKFPGSEAVLTTQMKSVGEAMAIGRTFCESFQKALRSLETGRFGFGCDRSEKIPSLEQLRSGLRTPNPERIFIVRHALMMGMDPSDIYELTGIDPWFLDKFQEIIATEKSLKKSLQEIDFDQMREVKRLGFSDRQIAFATKSSEDEVRQYRKSLGVIPSYKTVDTCAAEFEALTPYHYSTYEDESEVRPSTKRKVMILGGGPNRIGQGIEFDYCCCHASYALREDGFETIMVNSNPETVSTDYDTSDRLYFEPLTKEDVLNIIEAEQPEGLIVQFGGQTPLKLALPLQRYLDAKKQGQENDDSNPQSSTPETRIWGTSPDSIDIAEDRERFEAILRELEIVQPANGLARTYDEALRVAQRIGYPVVVRPSYVLGGRAMEIVYSDAELDRYMTYAVQVEPEHPILIDKFLENAIEVDVDAIADATGQVVIGGVMEHIEQAGIHSGDSACALPAYSLTQPVLDTIREWTVRLAKRLKVLGLMNIQFAVQGDQVYILEANPRASRTVPFVSKAIGLPLARLAALIMSGKTLAELNFTQEIIPAHIAVKEAVLPFAKFPGTDTLLGPEMRSTGEVMGIDSDFGRAFAKSQLGAGQTLPVEGTVFVSVNDRDKPLAVGVVKDFLELGFRVVCTEGTQKYLQSQGLEVLQVLKLHEGRPHVLDWMKNAWIQLIINTPSGEEARLDGRLIRRTALTYKIPIVTTMAGARATAAGIRAIQSGELEVKALQDYAVKGS; encoded by the coding sequence ATGCCGCGTAGAACTGACATCCACAAAATCCTGCTGCTCGGCTCTGGCCCGATTGTGATCGGCCAGGCTTGCGAATTTGACTACTCTGGCAATCAGGCGTGCAAGGCTCTGCGCGAAGAAGGCTATGAGGTGGTTTTAATCAACTCGAATCCGGCCACGATCATGACCGATCCGGCCACCGCTGACCGTACCTATATTGAACCGCTCACACCCGAGATGGTGGCCAAGGTGATTGAGCTGGAGCGTCCAGATGCTCTCTTGCCCACGATGGGCGGACAGACTGCTCTGAATCTGGCAGTTGCCTTGGCTAAGAATGGCACGTTGGAGCGCTACGGCGTGGAACTGATCGGTGCCAAGCTCTCAGCCATTGAAATGGGCGAGGACCGCAAGCTGTTCAAGGAAGCAATGGAGCGCATTGGCGTGGGGGTCTGTCCCTCAGGGCTCGCCAGCACCATGGCGGAGGCGCAAGAGGTCGCTCAAACTATCGGCACTTATCCCCTGATCATCCGCCCTGCTTTCACGATGGGTGGAACCGGCGGCGGCATTGCCTATAACCGCTCTGAGTTTGAGGAAATCGCTGCTGCTGGCTTAGATGCCAGCCCGATGAGCCAAATTCTGGTCGAACAGTCCCTACTAGGTTGGAAAGAATACGAGCTGGAGGTGATGCGCGATCTTGCGGACAATGTCGTGATCGTTTGCTCAATCGAAAACCTAGATCCGATGGGAGTGCACACCGGCGACTCGATCACCGTTGCCCCGGCTCAGACTCTGACCGATAAGGAATATCAGCGTCTGCGCGATTACTCGATCCGCATCATCCGTGAAATCGGTGTGGAAACCGGGGGCTCCAACATTCAGTTCGCTGTGAACCCAGTCGATGGTGAAGTGATCGTCATCGAGATGAATCCTCGGGTGTCGCGCAGCTCGGCCTTAGCGTCCAAAGCAACCGGCTTCCCGATTGCCAAGTTTGCGGCCAAGCTAGCCGTAGGCTATACCCTGGACGAGATTCCTAACGACATTACTAAGAAGACGCCTGCTAGCTTCGAACCCAGCATCGACTACGTCGTCACCAAGATTCCGCGCTTTGCCTTTGAGAAATTCCCCGGCTCGGAAGCAGTATTGACCACCCAAATGAAATCGGTGGGCGAGGCGATGGCAATTGGGCGTACCTTCTGTGAGTCCTTCCAAAAAGCCTTGCGTTCGCTAGAAACTGGGCGCTTTGGTTTTGGCTGTGACCGTAGCGAGAAAATCCCCAGCTTGGAGCAGTTACGCTCCGGTTTGCGCACGCCCAATCCTGAACGCATCTTCATCGTGCGCCACGCCTTAATGATGGGCATGGATCCATCGGACATTTATGAGCTGACTGGCATTGACCCCTGGTTCTTAGACAAGTTTCAGGAAATTATCGCCACTGAGAAATCGCTGAAGAAAAGCCTTCAAGAAATCGATTTCGACCAGATGCGCGAAGTCAAACGCCTCGGCTTTAGTGACCGTCAGATCGCCTTTGCCACTAAGTCCAGCGAAGATGAAGTGCGGCAATACCGCAAGAGCCTGGGCGTGATACCCAGCTACAAGACGGTTGACACTTGCGCTGCTGAGTTTGAAGCGTTAACCCCCTACCACTATTCCACCTACGAAGATGAGTCCGAGGTTCGGCCCTCGACCAAGCGCAAGGTGATGATTCTGGGAGGTGGTCCCAACCGCATTGGGCAAGGCATTGAGTTTGACTACTGCTGCTGCCATGCGTCCTACGCCTTGCGCGAGGATGGCTTCGAAACCATCATGGTCAATTCCAACCCAGAAACGGTTTCTACTGACTACGACACTAGCGACCGGCTGTACTTTGAACCGCTGACCAAAGAAGACGTTCTCAACATCATTGAGGCGGAGCAGCCTGAGGGGCTGATTGTGCAGTTCGGCGGTCAAACTCCGCTCAAACTGGCCCTGCCCTTGCAGAGATACTTGGACGCCAAGAAACAGGGGCAGGAGAACGATGACTCTAACCCTCAATCCTCCACCCCCGAAACCCGGATCTGGGGTACCTCGCCTGACTCGATTGACATTGCCGAAGACCGAGAGCGCTTTGAGGCGATTCTACGCGAGCTAGAGATTGTGCAGCCTGCCAATGGCCTGGCTCGTACCTACGATGAAGCTCTGCGAGTAGCCCAACGCATTGGCTATCCCGTAGTGGTGCGCCCGAGCTATGTGTTGGGGGGCCGTGCGATGGAGATTGTCTACTCTGATGCTGAGTTAGATCGCTACATGACCTATGCGGTTCAGGTGGAGCCAGAGCACCCAATCCTGATTGACAAATTCCTGGAAAACGCGATCGAGGTGGATGTTGACGCGATTGCCGATGCAACTGGGCAAGTAGTGATCGGCGGCGTTATGGAGCACATCGAGCAGGCTGGCATCCACTCGGGAGATTCAGCCTGTGCTCTACCTGCCTACTCACTGACTCAGCCGGTCCTAGATACGATTCGCGAATGGACGGTGCGGCTGGCGAAGCGCTTGAAGGTGTTGGGGCTGATGAACATCCAATTCGCTGTGCAGGGTGACCAGGTGTATATCCTGGAGGCCAACCCTCGCGCCTCGCGTACCGTGCCGTTTGTCAGCAAAGCGATTGGGCTGCCCTTAGCCCGTCTGGCAGCACTGATTATGTCGGGTAAAACCCTGGCTGAGCTGAACTTTACTCAAGAGATTATCCCGGCTCATATTGCAGTCAAAGAAGCAGTTTTGCCCTTTGCCAAATTTCCAGGTACCGACACTTTATTAGGGCCGGAGATGCGCTCGACTGGGGAAGTCATGGGCATCGATAGCGATTTCGGACGGGCTTTTGCCAAATCTCAGCTGGGTGCGGGCCAAACGCTACCGGTAGAAGGTACGGTTTTTGTCTCAGTCAACGACCGAGATAAACCGCTGGCAGTTGGTGTAGTCAAAGACTTTCTAGAACTGGGTTTTCGGGTGGTGTGCACGGAGGGAACCCAGAAGTATTTGCAGAGCCAGGGGTTAGAGGTCTTGCAAGTGCTCAAGCTGCATGAGGGACGGCCCCACGTGCTCGACTGGATGAAGAACGCCTGGATTCAGTTGATTATCAACACCCCCTCTGGTGAAGAGGCGCGGCTGGATGGCCGGTTGATTCGTCGTACGGCGCTTACCTATAAGATCCCAATTGTGACCACTATGGCTGGAGCTAGGGCAACGGCGGCAGGAATTCGAGCCATTCAAAGTGGCGAACTGGAGGTCAAAGCACTGCAAGATTATGCTGTTAAAGGCTCTTAG
- a CDS encoding DUF2294 domain-containing protein, giving the protein MQPPPTRGQLERALTQRIQALYRSQLEHTPSKVICNIFDEKIAIILEDSLTKPEQILASAGKEQLAEQVHEDLDEALQPELKLLIEEVVGVSVVDLLSKATLETGRTGTIAILSAPPQVRGS; this is encoded by the coding sequence ATGCAACCGCCCCCTACCCGTGGCCAACTTGAACGGGCCCTAACCCAACGCATCCAGGCACTCTATCGCAGCCAGCTAGAGCACACTCCCAGTAAAGTGATCTGCAATATTTTTGATGAGAAAATTGCGATCATTCTCGAAGACTCACTAACTAAGCCTGAGCAGATCTTGGCTAGTGCAGGCAAAGAGCAACTAGCGGAGCAGGTTCACGAAGACTTGGATGAAGCATTGCAACCGGAGCTAAAGTTGCTGATTGAGGAAGTCGTTGGTGTATCGGTTGTTGATCTTCTCAGCAAGGCAACTTTAGAGACAGGACGCACAGGAACAATCGCCATTCTTTCGGCTCCTCCCCAAGTGCGAGGCAGTTGA
- a CDS encoding TldD/PmbA family protein, producing MVIAIDSAQSLPTEDQALSLIEAVIAQSQAEAVVVKLTGGDSALSRFSSNQMTQNISETKLTLSVTSLFGHRSATASTTDLDPDTLRATLRRSEELAQVAPEDPEFVPLLEPQTYNAAVPAFDAATASSSPLVRGEWVQQVTALSNQAGVDGSGTLSTEARLRAIGNSRGLRACDRTTLAEFSFTARTATGSGSSWGTRTAFALDQLPITELTEQLIERSLQSRQPRELSPGQYPVILDPAAFSSLLPWVAWNLDGRAADEGRSFMSRTDDQGKPVGSRVREPLFSPLVQVYRDPAHPLLQLGHFFLQDDGLKADRLAFIEAGVPVTLAYSRYWAQQQGVEATGPLAPLVMTGSDQSLNDLIAQTERAILISRAWYVRYVNPRTLVVTGMTRDGTFWIENGKIVYPIKNLRFNQSLPEMLQAVDAVSQAQRFDNNVVPGVRVKAFNFTSITDSI from the coding sequence ATGGTTATTGCAATTGATTCCGCTCAGAGCTTACCGACAGAAGATCAAGCACTGTCCCTAATCGAAGCAGTTATTGCCCAATCACAAGCCGAGGCAGTAGTGGTGAAGTTGACGGGCGGCGATTCGGCCCTCAGTCGCTTCTCCAGCAATCAAATGACCCAAAATATTAGCGAAACCAAGCTAACTCTTAGCGTTACCAGCCTCTTTGGTCATCGCAGCGCTACAGCTTCTACCACAGATTTAGATCCGGATACCCTTCGAGCAACCTTGAGGCGGTCTGAAGAGCTGGCTCAAGTGGCTCCCGAAGATCCAGAGTTTGTGCCGTTGTTAGAACCGCAAACCTACAATGCCGCAGTGCCAGCTTTCGATGCAGCTACTGCTAGTTCTTCGCCTCTAGTACGCGGCGAATGGGTGCAACAGGTCACCGCTTTAAGCAATCAAGCTGGGGTTGACGGTTCTGGAACCCTGAGTACAGAAGCCCGTTTGCGTGCAATTGGTAATAGCCGCGGTTTACGCGCCTGCGATCGAACAACGCTGGCTGAGTTTAGCTTTACAGCACGCACAGCAACCGGCTCCGGCTCCAGTTGGGGAACTCGAACCGCTTTTGCACTCGACCAGTTACCAATCACCGAGTTAACCGAACAACTGATTGAGCGCTCCCTACAATCGCGTCAACCTCGCGAATTGTCGCCGGGTCAATACCCAGTCATTCTTGATCCAGCAGCCTTTAGCTCCTTGCTACCTTGGGTGGCTTGGAATCTAGATGGGCGAGCAGCAGACGAGGGGCGCTCGTTTATGTCCCGAACCGATGACCAGGGAAAACCCGTGGGTAGCCGGGTCAGGGAGCCTTTATTCAGCCCTTTGGTCCAGGTTTATCGCGACCCTGCTCACCCCTTACTTCAGCTCGGTCACTTCTTCTTACAGGATGATGGTCTCAAAGCTGACCGTCTGGCGTTTATTGAGGCTGGCGTACCAGTCACTTTGGCCTACAGCCGCTACTGGGCACAGCAACAAGGCGTTGAAGCCACCGGTCCTTTGGCACCCCTGGTTATGACGGGGAGTGATCAGAGCCTAAACGACTTGATTGCCCAGACAGAGCGGGCAATTCTGATCAGCCGGGCTTGGTATGTACGCTACGTCAATCCCCGCACCCTGGTCGTCACAGGAATGACCCGTGATGGCACCTTCTGGATCGAAAATGGCAAGATTGTTTACCCAATCAAGAATCTGCGTTTCAACCAGAGCTTGCCCGAGATGTTGCAAGCAGTAGATGCCGTTAGTCAAGCTCAGCGGTTTGACAACAATGTCGTGCCCGGTGTACGGGTCAAAGCTTTCAATTTCACCAGTATCACCGATAGTATCTGA
- a CDS encoding response regulator: MNLHVSKSIRQIVAGQPLILVVEDEEDNLLLSTQALEVFGYSYIGVTTGQAALSLTQQYQPALILLDLILPDLHGLEVVQRLRHNPKTAHLPVVALTAMAMVGDREKALKAGCSDYLSKPYSLDDLEAVINCQLQPIHSGRQGYLTLK, encoded by the coding sequence ATGAATCTGCATGTCTCTAAGTCCATCCGGCAGATTGTTGCAGGACAGCCGTTGATTCTAGTGGTGGAAGATGAGGAAGATAACCTGCTGTTAAGCACTCAGGCACTAGAGGTCTTTGGTTATTCCTACATTGGCGTCACAACTGGACAAGCAGCTCTATCGCTAACCCAGCAGTATCAGCCGGCTCTAATTCTGCTGGATCTGATTTTGCCTGACCTACATGGATTAGAGGTAGTGCAACGGCTGCGGCACAACCCGAAGACAGCTCACCTCCCCGTTGTCGCGTTGACTGCAATGGCAATGGTTGGCGATCGGGAGAAAGCCCTCAAAGCGGGGTGTAGTGACTATCTCAGTAAGCCTTATAGCCTGGACGATTTGGAGGCAGTCATCAACTGCCAACTCCAGCCAATACACTCAGGTCGTCAAGGCTACTTGACTCTCAAATAG
- a CDS encoding amino acid adenylation domain-containing protein — MHIASALSADHSLSETIVAPGIAPQLRAETKLHRWFESWVEQAPEAVAVRFEGGPFDHEQLSYQELNRRANQLAHYLQQLGVGPEVLVGLCLEPSVQMIVALLAILKAGGAYVPLDPSYPQERLKFMLEDARVPLLLTQQHLKHLPICEAQAAGRAQVVCLDSDWQAIAQQSNQNLTFNEANETTANLAYVIYTSGSTGKPKGVLVQHQGLSNLIQAQAKTFQVQPGDRVLQFASLSFDASIFEVAMALTAGAALYLAPKHTLLPGPDLAQRLRTWEITHVTLPPAVLSRLSAAELPALKTVIVAGEACSEAIAERWSIGRRLFNAYGPTEATVWSTVAVVPNGGKPPLGQAIAKVKVYVLDEQLQPVPVGMPGELCIAGTSLARGYLNRPDLTAERFVPHPFSQEPGDRLYRTGDLACYQPDGSLQFLGRLDQQVKLRGYRIETGELESLLLQNLGEQAGQGAGQRSAVREAAVLLREDQPGQPQLVAYLSLHLDPLSQNQDQSQAQLQQWQQLYEQVYEQAQASPLTPATESEHNFIGWNSSSGEAIPLPQMQQWLEDRVERLRQHKLERVLELGCGTGLLLFELAPQSREYWGTDFSQQSLEYVQQRLGLRGLKQVKLLNRLAHEFEGIEAGRFDAVILNSVVQHFPSQEYLLEVLSGAVAATAEGGVVFVGDVRSLPLLEAFQSWVQLEQAPASMSREQLQQRVEREVFEEAELLVDPDLFSWLGEQWERVERVEVQLERGWHHNELSQFRYDVLLHIGSRRNSSVEIEWQQWTEAGPSPLAVRQQLTEGQLTQLVIRGVANARVAAAVRTADWLAAKKGPRTVGQMRETLQKLRQSGVEPEVWWELGEELGYQVQVSWTADRVDGSYDVLFVSQALDPVCISAPARSEQKRYTNNPLQGKLSREVVRQLQQRLAEQVPKYMLPSSWLVLATLPLTANGKIDRRALPAPERSELPEKGAARVPESELEAVLVQLWAEVLGQGQVGIHDNFFALGGHSLLATQLISRLRDVLQVEIPLQALFEAPSAAALAEHIETVGWATNGLSPMSFSLAEREEVEF; from the coding sequence TTGCATATCGCCTCTGCACTTTCTGCTGACCATTCCTTGAGCGAAACTATTGTTGCCCCTGGTATTGCCCCCCAGTTGCGCGCAGAGACGAAGCTGCACCGTTGGTTTGAATCCTGGGTAGAACAAGCACCCGAAGCTGTGGCCGTGCGGTTTGAAGGTGGGCCCTTTGATCATGAGCAACTCAGCTATCAGGAATTAAATAGGCGCGCCAATCAACTAGCCCATTACCTACAACAGCTAGGAGTTGGACCAGAGGTACTCGTTGGTCTCTGCCTTGAACCGTCTGTCCAGATGATCGTGGCTTTACTAGCCATTCTCAAAGCAGGGGGTGCCTATGTACCGCTCGATCCCAGCTACCCTCAAGAGCGTTTGAAATTCATGCTTGAGGATGCGCGAGTGCCTCTCTTACTCACGCAGCAGCACTTGAAGCATTTACCAATATGTGAAGCGCAGGCAGCAGGCAGAGCGCAGGTTGTTTGTTTAGATTCTGACTGGCAGGCCATCGCGCAGCAGAGCAACCAAAACCTCACTTTCAATGAGGCTAACGAAACAACTGCCAATCTCGCCTATGTAATTTACACCTCGGGTTCAACGGGTAAACCCAAGGGTGTTCTGGTGCAGCATCAGGGTTTGAGCAATTTGATTCAAGCTCAGGCGAAAACTTTTCAGGTGCAACCGGGTGACCGGGTTCTGCAATTCGCCTCTCTGAGCTTTGACGCCTCAATCTTTGAAGTCGCAATGGCCCTGACCGCAGGCGCGGCACTTTACCTAGCGCCAAAACATACTCTGTTACCTGGGCCTGACTTGGCGCAGCGATTGCGAACTTGGGAGATCACCCATGTAACTCTGCCGCCCGCCGTCCTGTCGCGGCTCAGCGCAGCCGAGTTACCAGCTCTCAAAACCGTGATCGTGGCTGGAGAAGCCTGCTCTGAGGCAATCGCCGAGCGCTGGTCTATTGGACGTCGGCTGTTCAATGCTTATGGCCCGACCGAAGCAACTGTTTGGTCAACTGTTGCTGTTGTGCCAAATGGCGGCAAGCCACCGCTGGGGCAAGCTATCGCCAAGGTCAAAGTATATGTGCTGGATGAGCAGTTGCAGCCGGTACCGGTAGGCATGCCAGGGGAACTGTGCATCGCTGGAACCAGCCTCGCTCGCGGTTACCTCAACCGCCCTGACCTCACAGCAGAGCGCTTCGTTCCCCACCCCTTCAGCCAGGAGCCGGGCGACCGTCTGTATAGAACTGGTGATTTAGCTTGCTACCAGCCAGATGGCAGCCTGCAATTCCTCGGTCGGCTGGATCAGCAAGTGAAGCTGCGGGGCTATCGGATTGAGACGGGCGAGCTAGAGAGCCTTCTCCTGCAAAACTTAGGGGAGCAGGCAGGGCAAGGGGCAGGGCAACGGTCAGCCGTGCGAGAGGCCGCCGTGCTGCTGCGCGAAGACCAGCCCGGTCAGCCGCAGTTGGTGGCCTACTTGAGCTTGCACCTCGACCCGCTCAGCCAGAATCAGGACCAGAGCCAGGCGCAGCTACAGCAGTGGCAGCAGTTGTACGAGCAGGTCTACGAGCAGGCACAAGCCAGCCCCCTCACCCCAGCGACAGAATCAGAGCACAACTTCATCGGCTGGAACAGCAGCAGTGGCGAGGCCATTCCCCTGCCTCAGATGCAGCAGTGGCTGGAAGACCGAGTGGAGCGGTTGCGTCAGCACAAGCTGGAGCGAGTGTTGGAGCTCGGCTGCGGCACCGGTCTGCTGCTGTTCGAGCTAGCGCCGCAGAGCCGAGAGTATTGGGGGACGGACTTCTCGCAGCAGAGCCTGGAGTACGTGCAGCAGCGGTTGGGGCTGCGAGGGCTGAAGCAAGTGAAGTTGCTGAACCGGCTAGCGCACGAGTTCGAGGGGATAGAGGCAGGGCGCTTTGATGCTGTGATTCTCAACTCGGTGGTGCAGCACTTCCCCAGCCAGGAGTATCTGCTGGAGGTGCTGTCAGGAGCGGTGGCAGCGACAGCCGAGGGAGGGGTGGTGTTTGTGGGAGATGTGAGGAGCCTGCCACTGCTGGAGGCTTTTCAGTCGTGGGTGCAGTTGGAGCAAGCGCCAGCCTCAATGAGCCGAGAGCAGTTGCAGCAGCGAGTGGAACGGGAGGTGTTTGAGGAAGCGGAGCTGTTGGTAGACCCAGACTTGTTTAGTTGGTTGGGTGAGCAGTGGGAGCGGGTGGAGCGAGTGGAGGTGCAGCTAGAGCGGGGGTGGCATCACAACGAGCTGAGCCAGTTCCGCTACGATGTGCTGCTACACATTGGCAGCCGAAGGAATAGCTCTGTCGAAATCGAATGGCAGCAGTGGACTGAAGCAGGGCCCAGCCCATTGGCTGTGCGGCAGCAGTTAACCGAAGGACAGCTAACGCAGTTGGTCATCAGAGGTGTTGCTAACGCGCGCGTTGCCGCTGCTGTTCGGACGGCAGACTGGCTAGCTGCTAAAAAGGGACCCAGGACAGTTGGACAGATGCGAGAGACCCTGCAAAAGCTGCGCCAGTCTGGGGTGGAGCCGGAGGTTTGGTGGGAACTGGGCGAGGAGTTGGGCTACCAGGTGCAGGTGAGCTGGACAGCGGATCGAGTTGATGGCAGTTACGATGTGCTCTTTGTAAGCCAAGCGCTGGATCCGGTATGTATCTCAGCTCCAGCAAGAAGCGAGCAAAAGAGATACACAAACAATCCCTTGCAAGGCAAGCTGAGCCGCGAGGTCGTGCGGCAGTTGCAGCAGCGACTAGCAGAGCAAGTGCCAAAGTACATGCTGCCAAGTAGCTGGTTGGTACTGGCGACCCTGCCGCTGACGGCAAATGGCAAGATCGATCGCCGGGCTTTGCCTGCACCTGAGCGCTCAGAACTACCAGAGAAAGGGGCAGCCAGAGTCCCTGAGAGTGAATTAGAAGCTGTCCTGGTGCAGTTGTGGGCAGAGGTGCTAGGCCAAGGTCAAGTAGGCATCCACGACAATTTCTTTGCTCTGGGCGGACATTCGCTACTAGCAACACAGCTAATCTCGCGTCTGCGGGATGTGCTTCAGGTCGAGATACCGCTACAGGCTTTGTTTGAGGCTCCCAGTGCAGCGGCTTTGGCTGAACACATCGAAACAGTCGGGTGGGCCACCAACGGTTTATCACCCATGAGCTTCTCGTTGGCTGAGCGAGAGGAAGTGGAATTTTGA
- a CDS encoding DUF2294 domain-containing protein codes for MSSLPTREQLESLLAQRVQIFYQKYLEHCPSNVFCNLFEDKVAIVLENSLTPSTQLLADAGQQELAKKVRNDVQKALEPQFKAVIEEVLGVPVIDLLSNATLETGRTATIVVLAQPPQVQLG; via the coding sequence ATGTCATCTTTGCCAACCCGAGAGCAACTAGAAAGTCTCCTAGCACAGCGTGTTCAGATCTTTTACCAAAAGTATCTGGAGCATTGCCCTAGCAATGTGTTCTGCAATCTCTTTGAGGACAAAGTTGCAATTGTTCTAGAAAACTCACTGACGCCATCGACTCAGTTATTAGCTGATGCAGGTCAACAGGAACTAGCCAAAAAGGTTCGCAATGATGTGCAAAAAGCATTGGAGCCTCAATTTAAAGCAGTCATTGAAGAGGTCTTGGGAGTACCCGTCATCGATTTGCTGAGCAACGCCACATTGGAGACAGGGCGCACCGCTACAATTGTGGTTCTAGCTCAGCCCCCTCAAGTTCAATTGGGTTAG